A stretch of Microbacterium caowuchunii DNA encodes these proteins:
- a CDS encoding urea transporter: MTTTTRSSTGWRSWALGLVHGPSQIYFQQNVVTGLLVLVAFFIADWRMGVLALIGALGGILGGRLVRYPDSSVAAGMVSFCGTLVGAAVFAALGGDHWWSYVLAFAGGILTGPVTWLVDALFTRTALKKFQLPYTTAPFVIVATIIALSTLPLAVEAAASDLPDDPLPAFLLSLLTNVSQVVLVDNPWAGAVILLGLFIASWKVGLAALMGSLVGSLTAIVMGESWSELANGLANYSGVLTAIALAVTFLKSSAGSWLYSLPWIVVTAVVTVLFHRLDLDTYTWPYILTTWVALIVAFYASGLKRP, translated from the coding sequence ATGACCACCACGACACGTTCGTCGACCGGATGGCGCAGTTGGGCGCTGGGGCTCGTGCACGGCCCCTCGCAGATCTACTTCCAGCAGAACGTGGTCACGGGCCTGCTGGTCCTGGTGGCCTTCTTCATCGCGGACTGGCGGATGGGCGTGCTCGCCTTGATCGGTGCCCTCGGCGGTATCCTCGGCGGTCGTCTGGTGCGTTACCCCGACTCGAGTGTGGCCGCCGGGATGGTGTCCTTCTGCGGCACCCTGGTGGGTGCAGCGGTCTTCGCTGCACTGGGCGGCGACCACTGGTGGTCCTACGTGCTGGCTTTCGCCGGCGGCATCCTGACCGGGCCGGTCACCTGGCTCGTGGACGCGCTGTTCACCCGGACCGCGTTGAAGAAGTTCCAGCTGCCGTACACGACGGCGCCGTTCGTCATCGTCGCGACGATCATCGCCCTGTCGACCCTGCCCCTGGCGGTCGAGGCGGCGGCATCGGATCTGCCCGACGATCCTCTGCCGGCCTTCCTGCTCTCCCTGCTGACCAACGTCTCCCAGGTCGTGCTCGTCGACAACCCGTGGGCGGGTGCGGTCATCCTGCTCGGGCTGTTCATCGCGAGCTGGAAAGTAGGGCTCGCCGCACTGATGGGCAGCCTCGTCGGGTCACTGACGGCGATCGTCATGGGGGAGTCCTGGAGCGAGCTGGCGAACGGGCTGGCGAACTACTCCGGTGTCCTCACCGCCATCGCGCTGGCGGTGACGTTCCTGAAGAGCAGTGCCGGGTCATGGCTCTATTCCCTGCCCTGGATCGTCGTGACGGCGGTGGTCACCGTGCTGTTCCATCGGCTCGACCTCGACACCTACACGTGGCCTTACATCCTGACCACCTGGGTGGCCCTGATCGTGGCCTTCTATGCCAGCGGCCTGAAACGGCCATGA
- a CDS encoding urease subunit gamma produces the protein MDLSPREIDKLYVYQVAEIARRRRDRGTKLNVSEAQALVTEAILEGARDGKSVAECMELGKKIVTADECMGGVRERIQLLQVEATFPDGSKLVSCHDPIAG, from the coding sequence ATGGACCTCTCTCCGCGTGAGATCGACAAGCTGTACGTCTACCAGGTGGCGGAGATCGCCCGCCGCCGTCGGGATCGAGGAACGAAGCTCAATGTGAGCGAGGCTCAGGCTCTCGTGACGGAGGCGATCCTCGAGGGGGCCAGGGACGGCAAGTCCGTCGCCGAGTGCATGGAACTGGGCAAGAAGATCGTCACGGCCGACGAGTGCATGGGCGGCGTGCGGGAGCGGATCCAGCTGCTGCAGGTCGAAGCCACGTTCCCCGACGGCAGCAAACTGGTCTCCTGCCACGACCCGATCGCGGGATGA
- a CDS encoding PDGLE domain-containing protein produces the protein MTSRRAVPERGPHRRISTRVFTACALGFALLVACGLSIWASSQPDGLEFVAESLGFLSAAEDGALSAAPLADYGVAAIEQPWVSVAVAGAIGCAVTFGVSWVIGRVVRSRADRT, from the coding sequence ATGACATCACGCCGCGCCGTGCCGGAGCGCGGTCCGCACCGGCGCATCTCGACCAGGGTGTTCACCGCCTGCGCGCTCGGCTTCGCCCTCCTCGTGGCCTGCGGCCTCAGCATCTGGGCGTCCAGTCAGCCGGACGGGCTCGAGTTCGTGGCCGAGTCGCTGGGGTTCCTTTCCGCAGCGGAAGACGGGGCGCTCAGCGCGGCTCCACTCGCCGACTACGGCGTCGCCGCGATCGAACAGCCGTGGGTGTCCGTCGCCGTGGCGGGGGCGATCGGATGCGCGGTCACGTTCGGGGTGTCCTGGGTGATCGGTCGGGTCGTCCGCTCCCGCGCGGATCGGACGTGA
- a CDS encoding cobalamin biosynthesis protein CbiX has product MTPGSVRTVLVGGHESADGEDLTRFAGLLDAPAQVSAAGRTLDRAVSDALAAGETVVVVPMTFGRNPTMVADAAKTLRWLAAKNPGRLALTAPFGQPDHLTAWLRTAANRARASDSGDALLIIAPRSNPFDEAELHRLAYLVAANGALPEVHVAIADDAEEVDRAADRVRRVAPGRVVAVPAGFAAHLPGADVEQVAPLMSDAAVIRVIRSRVREALAALAAGDDGIDTGLAADHGHGYAHSHTFEATAGHHHPHGGAAPHMHADGTVHAHGHGEARLVAAGREPVTTASHEPHI; this is encoded by the coding sequence ATGACGCCGGGCTCCGTACGGACCGTGCTGGTGGGTGGACACGAGAGCGCCGACGGCGAGGACCTCACACGGTTCGCCGGCCTGCTCGACGCGCCGGCGCAGGTCTCCGCCGCCGGCCGCACCCTGGACCGGGCCGTGTCGGACGCGCTGGCCGCGGGGGAGACCGTCGTCGTCGTCCCCATGACCTTCGGGCGCAATCCCACGATGGTGGCGGATGCTGCCAAGACGCTGCGGTGGCTCGCCGCCAAGAACCCCGGCCGGCTGGCGCTGACCGCGCCCTTCGGACAGCCCGATCACCTCACCGCATGGCTGCGGACGGCGGCGAACCGGGCTCGGGCCAGCGATTCCGGCGACGCGCTGCTGATCATCGCCCCGCGTTCGAACCCCTTCGACGAAGCCGAGCTCCACCGGCTCGCCTACCTCGTCGCCGCCAACGGCGCACTGCCCGAGGTGCATGTCGCCATCGCCGATGACGCCGAGGAGGTGGACCGGGCGGCCGACCGCGTGCGCCGGGTGGCTCCCGGGCGGGTCGTGGCGGTGCCGGCGGGGTTCGCGGCCCACCTGCCGGGCGCCGACGTGGAGCAGGTGGCCCCGCTCATGAGCGACGCCGCGGTCATCCGCGTCATCCGTTCCCGGGTGCGGGAGGCGCTGGCGGCGCTCGCCGCCGGTGACGACGGGATCGACACGGGTCTCGCCGCCGACCACGGCCACGGTTACGCGCACTCCCACACCTTCGAGGCGACCGCGGGGCACCACCATCCGCACGGCGGCGCCGCGCCCCACATGCACGCGGACGGCACCGTGCACGCGCACGGACACGGCGAGGCCCGCCTCGTCGCCGCCGGTCGTGAGCCGGTCACCACCGCATCCCACGAACCTCACATCTGA
- a CDS encoding urease accessory protein UreD, with protein MTSSALDEAVADDPSVPVEFPGGPRLQAAHFEPSRVPVEVARYGTRAHSLPVGAPGKVGILELDFAVRGTDSAARTEVVHHYQKSPLQIMRPLYYNEHRPDMPYVYVMTAGGGILHNDRQRMDLAFGPGTSAHVTTQAHTKVYRMESGYATSLVNLVIADGAYVEYLPDPVIPYIDARFYQRTAVTLDPGATLVAGETVYAGRLSRGERHAYSAYAGDFEVRRPDGSVVAVDRMRLVPRDGRAGGPAVMHGRDVMSSLYVFSPLVGAAEIADALHRAASGVITEGNGAERFGVSILPGDVGAWLRFVGDDTVLSAALHRAATSAVHELLTGRPAPVIRK; from the coding sequence GTGACCTCCTCCGCCCTCGACGAGGCGGTCGCGGACGACCCGTCCGTCCCCGTGGAGTTCCCCGGCGGTCCGCGGCTGCAGGCGGCGCACTTCGAGCCGTCGCGGGTCCCGGTCGAGGTGGCGCGCTACGGCACGCGGGCGCATTCGCTTCCCGTGGGCGCGCCCGGGAAGGTGGGCATCCTCGAGCTCGATTTCGCGGTGCGGGGGACGGATAGCGCCGCCCGCACCGAGGTGGTGCACCACTATCAGAAGTCCCCGCTGCAGATCATGCGTCCGCTCTACTACAACGAACACCGCCCGGACATGCCCTACGTGTACGTGATGACCGCGGGCGGCGGCATCCTGCACAACGACCGGCAGCGCATGGACCTCGCCTTCGGGCCCGGGACATCCGCGCACGTGACCACGCAGGCCCACACGAAGGTGTACCGGATGGAGTCCGGTTATGCGACCTCCCTCGTGAACCTCGTGATCGCGGACGGCGCCTACGTCGAGTACCTGCCCGACCCGGTGATCCCCTACATCGACGCGCGCTTCTACCAGCGCACCGCCGTGACCCTCGACCCCGGCGCGACCCTCGTGGCGGGGGAGACCGTGTACGCGGGGCGCCTCAGCCGCGGCGAACGCCATGCCTACTCGGCATACGCGGGGGACTTCGAGGTGCGGCGCCCGGACGGCTCCGTCGTGGCGGTGGACCGGATGCGACTGGTTCCCCGAGACGGACGTGCCGGGGGCCCGGCGGTCATGCACGGTCGGGACGTCATGTCGAGCCTCTACGTGTTCAGTCCCCTGGTGGGTGCCGCCGAGATCGCCGACGCCCTGCACCGGGCGGCGTCGGGCGTCATCACGGAGGGGAACGGGGCCGAACGGTTCGGCGTCAGCATCCTCCCCGGTGACGTGGGCGCCTGGCTGCGGTTCGTCGGCGACGACACGGTGCTGTCGGCGGCGCTGCACCGAGCGGCGACATCCGCCGTGCACGAACTCCTCACCGGGCGTCCGGCTCCGGTGATCCGCAAGTAG
- a CDS encoding urease accessory protein UreF — protein MTDSPVAMEDPTVTRLLVSLQLSDSAFPSGFYTMSHGLEGFRQAELVGPDGVGDLLEDLLVASVGPGDATALARAHGAATAGDWERVADIDRVLYASKLNGELRRASVRSGRQLADITAETFAGTPGGEEITRWAMRVKSHDVPGCQPVVTAVCYAATGVPIAEAVASDLFAFASSFAGACLRLRLTDHRSTQVLLRRMQPVIATVVADALVRPLADIGGFAPMGDIMSAGHERAEARLFTS, from the coding sequence GTGACGGATTCCCCCGTGGCGATGGAGGATCCGACTGTCACCCGACTGCTGGTGAGTCTGCAGCTCAGCGACTCGGCGTTCCCGAGCGGGTTCTACACGATGTCCCACGGACTCGAGGGATTCCGGCAGGCTGAGCTGGTCGGCCCGGACGGGGTGGGCGACCTCCTCGAGGACCTGCTCGTGGCGTCCGTCGGACCGGGCGATGCGACGGCCCTCGCCCGCGCCCACGGCGCGGCCACGGCCGGGGACTGGGAGCGCGTCGCCGACATCGACCGCGTGCTGTACGCGTCCAAGCTCAACGGCGAACTCCGCCGCGCCAGCGTGCGCAGCGGCCGGCAGCTGGCCGACATCACCGCTGAGACGTTCGCGGGGACGCCGGGCGGCGAGGAGATCACGCGGTGGGCGATGAGGGTGAAGTCGCACGATGTGCCCGGTTGCCAGCCGGTGGTGACGGCGGTCTGCTATGCGGCGACGGGAGTACCCATCGCCGAGGCGGTGGCCTCGGACCTGTTCGCGTTCGCGAGTAGTTTCGCCGGCGCCTGCTTGCGGCTCAGGCTCACCGACCACCGGAGCACCCAGGTGTTGCTGCGGCGGATGCAGCCCGTGATCGCCACCGTCGTCGCGGACGCGCTCGTGCGCCCCCTCGCCGACATCGGGGGTTTCGCCCCGATGGGAGACATCATGTCGGCCGGTCACGAACGGGCGGAAGCCCGGCTGTTCACCAGCTGA
- a CDS encoding AraC family transcriptional regulator → MVESAQEREPGTPPEEEDDPQPRMQRLRLGAVLLFSAYRDGVRDEPPSPVVDITDRHYTVLVHATRNGSPEARIVCADTPAAALSKTPGALLAAAVPDRLLPPHSGTPAAIALEDTVLVRASRAIIRVLFSVPPSDATGESAAPAEDVVVATVRGILREQRPAVIRAAEGDEVDHRVWTLIADHHSDPNFDVDAIARELAFSRRQLYRRVSGDEGVAGIIAQHRLATAMRLISEDPSRPLAEVASLAGFSRLANMRALFTARVGMTPTSYRQSVLGYRS, encoded by the coding sequence ATGGTGGAATCCGCCCAGGAACGGGAGCCGGGCACCCCGCCGGAGGAGGAGGACGACCCGCAACCGCGGATGCAGCGGCTGCGACTCGGCGCCGTCCTGCTGTTCTCCGCCTACCGGGACGGCGTCCGCGACGAGCCCCCGTCGCCGGTCGTCGACATCACGGATCGGCACTACACGGTGCTCGTGCATGCGACCCGGAACGGTTCGCCGGAGGCGCGCATCGTCTGCGCGGACACGCCCGCTGCGGCACTGTCCAAGACGCCAGGGGCACTTCTCGCCGCTGCCGTGCCGGACCGCCTGCTGCCGCCGCACTCCGGCACCCCCGCGGCCATCGCACTGGAGGACACCGTGCTGGTGCGCGCGTCGCGGGCGATCATCCGGGTGCTCTTCTCCGTGCCCCCCTCCGACGCGACCGGCGAGTCGGCGGCTCCCGCCGAGGACGTCGTGGTCGCGACCGTGCGGGGCATCCTCCGGGAGCAGCGACCGGCGGTGATCCGCGCCGCCGAGGGCGACGAGGTCGATCATCGCGTGTGGACGCTCATCGCCGACCATCACTCCGACCCCAACTTCGATGTGGACGCTATCGCCCGCGAGCTCGCGTTCAGCAGACGCCAGCTCTACCGCCGCGTCTCCGGCGATGAAGGCGTCGCCGGCATCATCGCGCAGCACCGCCTGGCCACGGCGATGCGCCTCATCAGCGAAGACCCGAGCCGGCCACTCGCCGAGGTGGCGTCGCTGGCCGGATTCTCCCGTCTGGCGAACATGCGGGCACTGTTCACGGCACGGGTGGGGATGACGCCGACGAGCTATCGGCAGAGCGTCCTCGGCTACCGGAGCTAG
- a CDS encoding urease subunit beta: MVNRKPNYHHGEDVVEINAGRDSATLDVTNTGDRPIQVGSHFHFFEVNPAMRFEREKAWGMHLDIPAGTGVRFEPGETKRIGLVAFAGARRLMGFNGLVNGGLDAEATKARAMRLLAEGDYENGPPDAVAGAGTDKKSTPDKAAPKKSGSATKKRSK, encoded by the coding sequence ATGGTCAACAGGAAGCCGAACTACCACCACGGCGAGGATGTGGTCGAGATCAACGCCGGTCGCGACTCGGCCACGCTGGATGTCACCAACACGGGGGACCGTCCGATACAGGTCGGATCGCACTTCCACTTCTTCGAGGTGAATCCCGCCATGCGATTCGAACGGGAGAAAGCCTGGGGCATGCACCTGGACATCCCGGCCGGCACGGGCGTGCGATTCGAGCCCGGTGAGACGAAGCGGATCGGCCTCGTGGCGTTCGCCGGAGCCCGTCGCCTGATGGGGTTCAACGGTCTGGTCAACGGCGGACTCGACGCCGAGGCCACGAAGGCCCGTGCGATGCGGCTGCTCGCCGAAGGCGACTACGAGAACGGGCCGCCCGACGCCGTGGCCGGGGCGGGCACCGACAAGAAGTCGACGCCCGACAAGGCCGCGCCGAAGAAGAGTGGGTCCGCGACGAAGAAGAGGAGCAAGTGA
- a CDS encoding MFS transporter — protein MARVVPHTAKEGRVMVKNATNISLTFVCCLSQFLHNVYGSAINMALPAISKDLGAGVESLQWLVSAYIIALASMLTFAGTLADRWGRKRVLALGNLVMVIGAVVCALSDAVPWLIVGRVIQGIGSALIAPAGLSLLTAAFPQVSAKAVAVMWWTTVGTASLAAGPILGGLLVRDFGWQSIFWAGVPLGLLALVLGVVLLRESRSDAPDPFDPLGQLLLTVLLATLAFTLIEGVHLGWTSPAVLVCACAAVVSLVMLVPVELRKKYPLIPVRLFRRASFSTGLVTAVLGYLALAALLFLNTFYLQAERGLDASSAGLMTLPLAGGATASALLAARFVEKNRSRLALLISGALMTVGAVALWATESAPLWTVILPYLVFGFGFGLIADPVSVTALSSLPPEEAGLASSLISTSKQVGQMLGIALAGTLLAAAAGTSEATEFTEMGGWVWALLVSAGLAIVALNIRRRKARAART, from the coding sequence ATGGCTAGAGTCGTCCCCCACACCGCGAAGGAGGGACGCGTCATGGTCAAGAACGCGACGAACATCTCACTCACGTTCGTCTGCTGTCTCTCGCAGTTCCTGCACAACGTCTACGGCAGCGCCATCAACATGGCGTTGCCGGCCATATCGAAGGACCTCGGCGCGGGCGTGGAATCCCTGCAGTGGCTGGTGAGCGCCTACATCATCGCGCTGGCGAGCATGCTGACCTTCGCCGGCACCCTCGCGGATCGTTGGGGCCGCAAGCGCGTGCTGGCGCTGGGCAATCTCGTCATGGTGATCGGAGCGGTGGTGTGCGCCCTGAGCGACGCGGTGCCCTGGCTCATCGTGGGACGGGTCATCCAGGGCATCGGCAGCGCCCTGATCGCGCCGGCCGGACTCTCCCTGCTCACGGCGGCCTTCCCCCAGGTGTCCGCGAAGGCCGTCGCGGTGATGTGGTGGACGACTGTCGGCACGGCGTCGCTGGCCGCCGGGCCGATCCTCGGCGGTCTGCTGGTGCGCGACTTCGGCTGGCAGTCGATCTTCTGGGCCGGGGTCCCGCTCGGCCTCCTCGCGCTGGTACTCGGCGTCGTTCTCCTGCGCGAGTCCCGCTCTGATGCGCCGGACCCGTTCGACCCGCTCGGTCAGCTCCTGCTGACCGTCCTGCTGGCCACGCTCGCCTTCACCCTCATCGAGGGGGTGCATCTGGGCTGGACCTCCCCGGCCGTCCTGGTCTGCGCGTGCGCCGCCGTCGTGTCGCTCGTAATGCTCGTGCCCGTCGAGCTCCGGAAGAAGTACCCGCTGATCCCGGTGCGCCTGTTCCGGCGAGCCTCCTTCTCGACAGGGCTCGTCACCGCGGTGCTCGGTTACCTCGCCCTCGCCGCCCTGCTGTTCCTGAACACGTTCTACCTGCAGGCCGAACGTGGCCTCGACGCGTCGTCCGCCGGCCTCATGACCCTCCCGCTGGCCGGTGGGGCGACGGCCTCGGCGTTGCTGGCGGCACGATTCGTCGAGAAGAACCGATCGCGTCTTGCGCTGCTGATCAGCGGCGCGCTGATGACGGTGGGCGCGGTCGCGCTCTGGGCGACCGAGTCCGCTCCCCTGTGGACGGTGATCCTCCCCTATCTCGTGTTCGGCTTCGGCTTCGGGCTCATCGCCGATCCGGTCAGCGTCACCGCACTGTCGTCGCTGCCCCCCGAAGAGGCAGGGCTCGCATCGAGCCTCATCTCCACCTCGAAGCAGGTGGGACAGATGCTCGGCATCGCGCTCGCCGGCACGCTCCTGGCCGCCGCGGCAGGGACGAGTGAGGCGACCGAATTCACGGAGATGGGTGGGTGGGTCTGGGCTCTGCTCGTCTCCGCGGGCCTCGCGATCGTCGCGCTGAACATCCGCAGACGGAAGGCCCGGGCCG
- the ureG gene encoding urease accessory protein UreG yields the protein MADNVLRVGIGGPVGSGKTALTEALVPIFIAAGRTPAVITNDIYTQEDAHHVRRELAGILDPDRVVGVETGACPHTAVRDDPTMNLAAGEEMLERFPDVDTLLYESGGDNLTLTFSPSLADVFVFVLDTSEGEKMPRKRGPGITESDILVINKIDIAQYVRTDLGVMERDAHAVRSGKPVVLTNSLDGTGVEELFAQIMAAWAGAERERVA from the coding sequence ATGGCAGACAACGTCCTGAGGGTCGGCATCGGCGGGCCCGTGGGCTCCGGCAAGACTGCGCTCACCGAGGCACTCGTGCCCATTTTCATCGCGGCCGGCCGGACCCCTGCGGTCATCACGAACGACATCTACACGCAGGAGGACGCCCACCACGTGCGGCGTGAGCTGGCGGGCATCCTGGATCCGGATCGGGTGGTCGGGGTGGAGACGGGCGCGTGCCCGCACACGGCGGTACGCGACGACCCGACGATGAACCTCGCGGCGGGAGAGGAGATGCTCGAGCGCTTCCCGGACGTGGACACGCTGCTCTACGAGTCCGGCGGGGACAACCTGACGCTCACCTTCTCGCCGTCCCTCGCGGACGTGTTCGTCTTCGTCCTGGACACCTCGGAGGGGGAGAAGATGCCCCGGAAACGAGGGCCCGGGATAACCGAGAGCGACATCCTGGTCATCAACAAGATCGACATCGCCCAGTACGTCCGCACGGACCTCGGCGTGATGGAACGCGACGCCCACGCGGTCCGCTCCGGGAAGCCGGTCGTCCTGACGAACTCGCTGGACGGCACCGGCGTCGAGGAGCTGTTCGCGCAGATCATGGCCGCGTGGGCGGGCGCGGAACGCGAGCGCGTCGCGTGA
- a CDS encoding Fur family transcriptional regulator, with translation MSADAGGARHERLHATGGSDAVRAAVAALRQRGQRVTTPRRVVLEVLAGHPDHLTADEVAGMIEGGEVHRATVYRTLEMLAAAGVVSQRQTPGGAARYHLAATGQGREHLHGYCRRCGDVVVLPSDALTEVVPRVRAATGFRLDVAQSTLVGLCARCAPPAKPGGWRPAG, from the coding sequence ATGTCCGCGGATGCGGGAGGAGCACGGCACGAGCGCCTGCATGCGACCGGCGGGTCGGACGCGGTGCGCGCCGCGGTCGCGGCCCTCCGCCAGCGCGGGCAGCGTGTCACCACCCCTCGACGCGTCGTGCTCGAGGTGCTGGCCGGCCACCCGGACCACCTCACGGCGGACGAGGTGGCGGGGATGATCGAGGGTGGGGAGGTGCACCGTGCGACCGTCTACCGCACGCTCGAGATGCTCGCTGCCGCCGGCGTGGTCTCGCAGCGGCAGACGCCCGGGGGCGCGGCGCGCTACCACCTGGCGGCGACCGGCCAGGGGAGGGAGCATCTGCACGGGTACTGCCGCCGGTGCGGCGACGTCGTGGTGCTGCCGTCCGACGCGCTGACGGAGGTCGTCCCCCGCGTCCGTGCGGCCACGGGGTTCCGGCTGGATGTCGCACAGTCCACCCTGGTCGGGCTCTGCGCGCGCTGTGCGCCCCCGGCGAAGCCCGGCGGATGGCGTCCGGCCGGCTAG
- the ureC gene encoding urease subunit alpha: MAVIPRKQYTDLFGPTVGDKVQLADTNLVIQIEKDYAADSYGDEVVYGGGKSARDGMASDPLASSAQGALDLVITNVIVMDAVIGIVKADIGVKDGLIVGIGKSGNPQTQKGVDPKLLVGPGTEVIAGEHLIATAGAMDPHVHFISPQQAYAALSNGITTLFGGGTGPTDGTNGTTCTPGVWNIHRMLQAWDELPVNVGIHGKGNGSHPQALIEQIEAGAGGLKVHEDWGTTPAALSQALSVADEYDIQVAVHTDSLNEAGFVEHTISAIDGRTIHTYHTEGAGGGHAPDIMKMAGQSNVLPSSTNPTLPYTVNSVDELLDMVMVCHHLSYDSPEDVAFADSRVRAETISAETVLQDLGIISMFSSDSQAMGRIGESVARAFQTAHHCKDQRGKLPEDSEDNDNFRVLRYLAKLTINPAITHGLSDHIGSLEPGKMADIVLWPIDTFGAKPKLVVKGGLINWALMGDPNASLPTPQPVYFRPMFGALGQTLHATRATFMSKASIAKGVPEQLGLKSRILPVSGTRSIGKEDMVRNNATPVIDVDPETYKVTVDGEPAHIDPAASLPLTQLFYLA, from the coding sequence ATGGCTGTCATCCCCCGCAAGCAGTACACCGACCTGTTCGGCCCGACGGTGGGCGACAAGGTCCAACTCGCCGACACCAACCTCGTGATCCAGATCGAGAAGGACTACGCCGCCGACAGCTACGGCGACGAGGTCGTCTACGGCGGCGGGAAGTCCGCCCGCGACGGCATGGCGTCGGACCCGCTCGCCAGCTCGGCGCAGGGCGCCCTCGATCTGGTGATCACGAACGTGATCGTGATGGACGCGGTCATCGGCATCGTCAAGGCCGACATCGGTGTCAAGGACGGTCTCATCGTGGGCATCGGCAAGTCCGGCAACCCGCAGACCCAGAAAGGTGTCGATCCCAAGCTCCTGGTGGGTCCCGGCACCGAGGTGATCGCCGGCGAGCACCTGATCGCCACGGCCGGCGCGATGGACCCGCACGTGCACTTCATCTCCCCGCAGCAGGCCTACGCCGCTCTCTCCAACGGCATCACGACGCTGTTCGGCGGTGGGACGGGCCCCACGGACGGTACGAACGGCACGACCTGCACGCCCGGTGTCTGGAACATCCACCGGATGCTGCAGGCCTGGGATGAGCTCCCCGTCAACGTCGGCATCCACGGCAAGGGCAACGGGTCGCATCCGCAGGCGCTCATCGAGCAGATCGAGGCGGGAGCGGGCGGGCTGAAGGTCCACGAGGACTGGGGCACGACGCCGGCCGCGCTCAGCCAGGCGCTGAGCGTCGCCGATGAGTACGACATCCAGGTGGCGGTGCACACCGACAGCCTGAACGAAGCAGGGTTCGTGGAACACACGATCTCGGCGATCGACGGCCGGACGATCCACACCTACCACACCGAGGGGGCTGGTGGCGGCCACGCCCCGGACATCATGAAGATGGCCGGGCAGAGCAACGTGCTGCCCTCCTCGACCAACCCCACGCTGCCGTACACCGTCAACTCGGTGGACGAGCTGCTGGACATGGTCATGGTGTGCCACCACCTGTCCTATGACAGCCCGGAGGACGTCGCCTTCGCCGACTCGCGGGTGCGGGCCGAGACGATCTCGGCGGAGACCGTCCTGCAGGACCTCGGCATCATCTCGATGTTCTCCTCGGACTCGCAGGCGATGGGGCGCATCGGCGAATCGGTCGCCCGTGCCTTCCAGACGGCGCACCACTGCAAGGACCAGAGAGGGAAGCTGCCGGAGGACTCGGAGGACAACGACAACTTCCGAGTGCTGCGCTACCTGGCCAAGCTGACGATCAATCCCGCCATCACCCACGGTCTCTCCGACCACATCGGATCGCTCGAGCCCGGCAAGATGGCCGACATCGTGCTGTGGCCGATCGACACGTTCGGCGCCAAGCCGAAGCTGGTGGTCAAGGGCGGCCTGATCAACTGGGCGCTGATGGGCGATCCCAACGCCTCTCTGCCGACCCCGCAGCCGGTGTACTTCCGGCCGATGTTCGGTGCCCTCGGTCAGACCCTGCACGCCACCCGTGCGACGTTCATGTCGAAGGCGTCGATCGCGAAGGGGGTTCCGGAACAGCTCGGGCTGAAGAGCCGCATCCTCCCCGTGTCGGGAACCCGTTCCATCGGCAAGGAGGACATGGTCCGCAACAACGCGACGCCGGTCATCGACGTGGACCCGGAGACCTACAAGGTGACCGTGGACGGTGAGCCGGCCCACATCGATCCGGCCGCGTCGCTGCCGCTGACCCAGTTGTTCTACCTGGCGTGA
- a CDS encoding energy-coupling factor ABC transporter permease yields the protein MHVPDGFLDLPTSIATGAVAVAGIAVALPRARREALDDRKAPMVGIVATVIFAAQIINFPVGVGTSGHLMGGALAAVLVGPATGVLCLAVVLIVQALLFADGGITALGTNVTLMALVTVVVGWWVFRGFMLILPGRRWSVPIAAAAGALVSVPAAAAVFAGLFIVGGTVAVPAGAVFAAMLSWHAVIGVGEAVITALIVSAVMATRPDLVYGARFQRAVRRTARARGEVPA from the coding sequence ATGCACGTGCCCGATGGATTCCTGGATCTGCCCACCTCGATCGCCACGGGGGCCGTGGCTGTCGCGGGCATCGCGGTGGCGCTTCCCCGCGCTCGCCGCGAGGCACTCGACGACCGCAAGGCACCGATGGTCGGCATCGTCGCCACGGTCATCTTCGCCGCTCAGATAATCAATTTCCCCGTCGGCGTCGGGACGAGTGGTCACCTCATGGGCGGGGCGCTCGCCGCCGTCCTGGTGGGACCCGCGACCGGCGTGCTCTGCCTCGCCGTCGTGCTGATCGTGCAGGCGCTGCTCTTCGCCGACGGCGGCATCACCGCCCTCGGCACCAACGTCACGCTCATGGCCCTCGTCACAGTGGTGGTCGGATGGTGGGTGTTCCGGGGATTCATGCTCATCCTGCCGGGCCGGCGCTGGTCGGTGCCGATCGCAGCGGCTGCGGGCGCCCTGGTGTCGGTACCCGCCGCAGCCGCCGTCTTCGCCGGACTCTTCATCGTGGGCGGGACCGTGGCGGTCCCGGCCGGAGCCGTGTTCGCGGCGATGCTCTCCTGGCACGCCGTGATCGGTGTGGGTGAGGCCGTCATCACCGCGCTCATCGTCTCGGCCGTCATGGCGACGCGACCGGACCTCGTCTACGGTGCCCGGTTCCAGCGGGCGGTGCGTCGCACGGCCCGCGCCCGAGGGGAGGTACCCGCATGA